In the genome of Ktedonobacteraceae bacterium, the window TATGGAGAGAGGTATGATGGCACGAGGAGAACATATTGATGCGCCAGACCTCGAGCGCTACCCTGATATCCCTTTGTTCAATACAAAGGCGGTGGTGCAACAGACGGGTGTGCTTGCTACTACCCTGCGTGCCTGGGAGCGTCGTTATCGCATTCTTTCCCCCGACCGTTCCAATAACGCCTACCGTCTTTACTCCGAGCGTGATATTGCCAAAATTCGCTGGCTCAAGGCGCGTGTCGATTCCGGCATGACCATCAGCCAGGCTATTGCGCTGCTCCATCATATGGACGCCCAACGACGCCAGCGCCGCGAAACCTGGAACCAAATACCAGGCAGTGCCGATTTTTCAGTATTCCAGATAGCTTTGCCGGTCGCAGGAGAGGTCTCCCCAGCAGATACAACAGCGGGTTCCGCAGCGTCTGAAACGGCCACAACGACGGCGGAACAACCTGGCACATCCCACCAGGATGAAAAGCGGATGGGCTTCTCTTCCCCCACATATAGCATGTGGGATGCTCAGCAGCGCCTGCTTGAAGCATTTCAGGTATTCGATGAGGTGGCGGCGCGCGCAGTTATGGCGTCCATGCTGGCTATCTATCCAACTGAAGAGATCTGTATCGAACTGATTCGACCGGTGATGTGGCGTATCGGCAAATTATGGGAAGAAGGACTGATTACGGTATCCGTCGAACACTTTGCGAGCGCTTTCTTTCGTGGCCTGCTCGCGAACCTCCTGCATAGCTCGCCCGCCTCGCCTGCTGGTCCGCTGGTCATTACCTGCTGCGCTCCAGGTGAAGCGCATGAACTGGCCCCCCTGATGCTGGCGCTGCTTCTACGGCGCTCGGGCCTGCGCGTCGTCTACCTGGGGCAGAGCATCGAAATCGCCGGATTGCTGCACACCATACGCCAGACCAGCCCGGCGCTGCTCTGTATTTCGCTCTCGATCTTCTCCTTTAAGCAAGGCCTGATCGACCTGAGCCATCTGATTTGGGAGATGTCACCACCTCGTCCCATACTCATCTGCGGTGGGCAGGCATTTGAGAAACGCCCAGACCTTATTCCACAGGTTCAAGGCCTTTACCTGAATGGAGATTTGCGCTCCAACGTCGCCTACCTGCACCAGCTGGCCTTTGAGCCTCCCAGCGGTTCAGTTGCTATACAATAGGGGCGGAGCCTGGAGGCCGATTCATCGGCCCCGCTATGAATTAGCTGATTATCTTGTTCACCTGCGTAATCTGGTCCCTACATATTGACAATTTCAAAGAGTTCCCGCACAATGGCATACAAATTTGAGCCAGGAGAGCGAGGACGTAGACACATGAATGCATATGATGAACTTCAGTGGAGAGGTATGCTCTACGAGGCGACCGAGGGCCTTCAAGAGGCGCTGGCTACGCGAAAGGTGACCGCCTATATCGGCTTCGATCCCACTGCCGCCAGCCTGCATGTAGGCTCTTTGCTGCCTATTATGGGACTGGTGAGATTGCAGCGCTATGGCCATACCCCCATTGCCCTTGTTGGCGGTGGAACCGGCATGATTGGCGACCCCAGCGGCAAAACGTTGGAACGCCAACTACTTTCAAAGGAGCAGATCGAATACAACATCGCGGGCATTCGCGAACAATTGAGCCACTTCCTCGATTTCGACGCCAGGGAAAACCCCGCCATGCTGCTCAACAACGCCGATTGGCTGGCCCCTCTTCGCCTCATCGATTTCTTGCGCGATACCGGCAAGCATTTTACCGTCAACTATATGCTTGCCAAAGAATCGGTCAAGCGCCGCTACGAGCAGGGAGATGGCATCTCGTTTACAGAGTTCAGCTACATGCTGCTGCAAGCCTACGATTTTCTCACCCTGTATGATCGCTATCACTGTACTGTACAGATGGGCGGCAGCGATCAATGGGGCAATATCGTGGCCGGCATCGAGCTGATTCGTAAGCTGCGCGAGGATAGAGCCTATGGCGGCGTCTTCCCATTGGTAACCAGCAGCGGCGGCGTCAAATTCGGTAAAACCGAGGCCGGAACCATCTGGCTTGATCCTTATCTCACCTCGCCGTTCCGCTTTTATCAGTTCTGGATCAATACCGACGACCGCGATGTCATTACGTACCTGAAATACTTTACGATGCTCAACCGCGAGGAGATCGCCGAACTGGAAACGGCCACGCTGGTAGCCCCCGAAAAACGCGAGGCCCAGCGGCGTTTAGCGCAGGAAGTGACGCGTATGGTGCATGGCGAAGCCAACCTGCGCAAAGCGATCCAGGCCTCTCAAGTCCTCTTCGGCGGCGCGATCACTGATCTGAGCGGCGAGGATGTGCTGGATATCTTCGCGGAAGTCCCATCCACCGAGATGTCGCGGGCGCTCTTCGAGGGCGAAGGCATGCCTCTGGTAGATGTCGTCGTCGCCTGCGGCTTTGCCAGCTCCAAAGGCGCGGCAAGGCGCATGATCGAGCAGGGCGGCATCTATGTCAACAACTCTCGTGTCACCGAAGCGCGCGCGATGATCTCCCTCTCTGATTTCATCGAAGGGCAATACCTGGTCATGCGCAAGGGCGCCAGGGAATATCATCTCATTCGCGCCTCGTGACCCCCGGCAGCAAGGACAGGCTGGCGCTGCCCCTACAGTATCATCGATAGTTTTCCAGCATTGCGCGCGCCTCATCCGCTAAACGCGCGCGCAGCGATTCCGGCTCAAGCACCTGCGCGTGGCGGCCCCAGCTGAGCAGCCATTGCAGCACCTCGCTCTCCTGCCGCGCATGCAGCGTCACCAGCAGCCCATCAGAAGTCTGTTCCTGGCTAACCATATAGAATGAAGGAGATTCTTGTACCCAGCGTGCTACCTCAGCATCAAAAAGCACGCGAATGGTTATGGAGCGCTCGTCAACTGTTCGCTCCAGGCGCATCGTAAAATTGGAAGGACGCTCAAATGCTTCTGGTAGCAGTTCGAGATGTTCCATGCGGTCGAGCCGGAAATTGCGAATAGCATGCCGCAGGTGACACCAGGCAACCAGGTACCAGGCGCCTCCGGTATGGGCGAGGCCGTAAGGGTCGGCTTTACGGATCGTCTGTTCGCCCCTACCATCTGCACTATGGCGAGTATGATAGCAGAAGCGCACCGTGGTTCGCTGGATGATCGCGCGTCGCAGTTGTTGCAGCAGTTCTGCGCGAGGGGAGGATTCCAGGTTATCTCCCGAAATGAAACGAATGCTGCTTTGTAAGTAATGGACCTCATCGCGCAGGTTTTCAGGGAGTACGCCCTCGATCTTGCGGCTGGCGGAGAGCGCGGCAGCGCGATACTGGGCATCAAAGCGCTGCGCCATGAAGTCGCTGCCGAGTAGCAGCATGGTTGCCTCGTCGGTGGTAAAGCTCAACGGCGGCAAGAAGTAGCCCTTCATCAAAGCGTAACCGCGTCCAGGCACAGAAATTAACGGGACACCTGCCTGACCCAGTGCCTGCATATCGCGATAAATGGTGCGTTTGCTGGTCTCGAAGGTTCTGGCCAGGTCCTCGGCGCGCTGGTGCCCCTTACCTTGCAACTCCAGTACGATTGCCAGCAGGCGATCAGTTCTGTTCATCTCTTCTTGAGCTTGCCCTGTTTGTACAGCTTTTTCGCCGATGGACCAAATTCCAACCTCAGCCGGAACCAGCCTGGCTTTTCTAAAGCGTCTGCAATTCTCTCTACATGGAATGGATAGGTATTGCCCGGTATCTGCTGAAATGCAAAGTAGTCGATCTTGTCGGCCTCATCGCTTTTCTTTAGCTTTCCCCCGGTTATATCACAAACATAAGAGAATGCAAAATTGAACTTCCGGAGATGTATATATATCCCTACCAATTTTCGAGGTGCTACTTTCAACCCCACTTCTTCCTTGACCTCGCGCACTACTGCCTGTTCAGGTGTCTCTCCTGCCTCGACTCCGCCGCCGGGCAGGTTCCAGAGGTCTACATCGCACCTGTGGCAGAGCAAGACTCGTTTCTGCTCGTCCAGAATAATGCCAAAAGCGCCTATTTTGATTGTACGCCTCATCCTCTTTTTCAAGCGAGAGCAGGCTTTTGTAAAGCTCTTCAGCATTCTCATACTCATCGTTACTAGCGGTTTTCCTTACCGCGTACAAGCGAGGTCAGAATACCAATTGCCGCGATAGCCGCGCTTGTGATAAAGGCAGCGTGGAATCCAGCGTTAAATGTCTGCTGCAAGGCCGGTATCTGGGCCGGGGAAGCGCGGTGGCTCGCCAGCAGCAGACCGGCTAACGCTCCGCCGAAGCTGGCGAAGACCGCCCCTGCCAGCGCCACACTCAGGCTCTGCCCCACTACCCGTCCCGTTGCCAGGAAACCCGCGGCTACCCCTTGCTGGCCGCGCGGAGCCGCTCCCATCAAGGCGCTATTATTCGGCGATTGGAACATGGCCTGTCCCACGCCTGTCAGTACCAGCCGCCAGATGATGTCCCAGATCGAACTCTGCGCGTTAAGCTGGCTGATGAAAATCAATCCGATACAGGCGATGCTCAAGCCGCCAGCCGCCAGCCAGCGCGTTCCAATACGGTCCGCGAGCGCTCCGCTGAATGGTGCCAGGACTGCTATAGTCAGCGGCAAGGGCGTCAAGAGTAACCCAGCCTGCTCGGTCGAGAAGCCGCGCAGCTCTTCCAGGTAGAAAGGTAGCATGAAACTGACGGCAAACAGCGCCAGGAAGCTCAGGATCAGGCTGATATTGGCCGAGAGGAAGACGCGATCACGCAGCAGCGCAAATTTGATGATCGGGTCGGCAACACGCAACTCGACAATCACCAGCAATGCGAAAGCAATTACGCTCACGACGATTGTACTGATAAGCAGAGGTGAGGTCCATCCCCATTCCTGGCCAAAGGAGAGTCCTGCCGTCAACGCGACAAGCCCGACCGCCAGCAGTAGTGCGCCCCAGGGATCGAAACGGCCCGGATTGCGATGCAAACGCTCGGTCAGGATGCGCAACGTAGCAATGATTCCGATGATGCCGATGGGCACATTGACATAGAAAATCCAGCGCCACGTGAAATTTTCAGTGATGATACCGCCAAGGGTCGGACCGACGCTCACGCCCAATGCCACAATCACAGCGTTCATGCCCAACGCGCGCCCGCGCTCCGAAGGAGGAAATGCGCTGGTCAGCATGGCAGGGCTGATCGCCATAATCAGTGCCCCACCCAGCCCTTGCAACGCGCGCGCGGCAATCAACATGCCCAGCGAAATAGAGGCGCCGCTAATGGCCGACCCGGCGGTGAAAATGATCAATCCCGACACCCAGATCGGCTTGCGTCCTATCATATCCGCCAGTCGTCCGATGGTAAGCAGCACACCCGCGATAACAACCAGGTAGGCGATAATGACCCATTCAACCGCGCCGGTCAGCGCGGTGCCGAAATAATGTGCAATAGTAGGAAGGCTGATATTGACGATAGAAGAGTCGAGCGTTGCCATGAAGACGCCAATCGCGACGATGGAGAGGACAGCCCACTTGTTGGCTCGTTCTTCATAGCCTTTCGTTCTGCTATCGTCTCCGGGACGAGCAGCTTCCTGCCGTATCGTTTGCTTTAGCTCATCCGGGGAGACCATAGCGGACTGCGCCCCATCCGTATTGATCGCATCCTGCGCGTAGGGGCCAGATTGATCGCGCCCCGCGAGCAGTTCATCCTCTATTTTGTTTGCCTTCGTCTCTTTTTGTTGCATGATCTGCCCTGTTTCTGATTGTATGGGCGACCGCGTGCTGGATCAATCCACACTCTACACTGGTCGCCCGCCCGCTCCGCCCACTTTAAATAACAACACGTGCCTGGTTAGATTATCTTCCCATCATGCTACCTGGTTTTGAACGCGTTAATAACAGGTGCTTATTTAGTAGGACGTGATGCGGAGGAAGCATGGATACAAGGCTCATTTCTTGTACAAAAAGAAGTAGATGGTCATGCTTACACCAACCAGGATGACGAACCAGCGCACGATTCGTGGGTCGAGCCGGCGCGCAAAAGAGG includes:
- a CDS encoding NUDIX domain-containing protein: MLKSFTKACSRLKKRMRRTIKIGAFGIILDEQKRVLLCHRCDVDLWNLPGGGVEAGETPEQAVVREVKEEVGLKVAPRKLVGIYIHLRKFNFAFSYVCDITGGKLKKSDEADKIDYFAFQQIPGNTYPFHVERIADALEKPGWFRLRLEFGPSAKKLYKQGKLKKR
- a CDS encoding MFS transporter, translating into MQQKETKANKIEDELLAGRDQSGPYAQDAINTDGAQSAMVSPDELKQTIRQEAARPGDDSRTKGYEERANKWAVLSIVAIGVFMATLDSSIVNISLPTIAHYFGTALTGAVEWVIIAYLVVIAGVLLTIGRLADMIGRKPIWVSGLIIFTAGSAISGASISLGMLIAARALQGLGGALIMAISPAMLTSAFPPSERGRALGMNAVIVALGVSVGPTLGGIITENFTWRWIFYVNVPIGIIGIIATLRILTERLHRNPGRFDPWGALLLAVGLVALTAGLSFGQEWGWTSPLLISTIVVSVIAFALLVIVELRVADPIIKFALLRDRVFLSANISLILSFLALFAVSFMLPFYLEELRGFSTEQAGLLLTPLPLTIAVLAPFSGALADRIGTRWLAAGGLSIACIGLIFISQLNAQSSIWDIIWRLVLTGVGQAMFQSPNNSALMGAAPRGQQGVAAGFLATGRVVGQSLSVALAGAVFASFGGALAGLLLASHRASPAQIPALQQTFNAGFHAAFITSAAIAAIGILTSLVRGKENR
- a CDS encoding B12-binding domain-containing protein, producing the protein MMARGEHIDAPDLERYPDIPLFNTKAVVQQTGVLATTLRAWERRYRILSPDRSNNAYRLYSERDIAKIRWLKARVDSGMTISQAIALLHHMDAQRRQRRETWNQIPGSADFSVFQIALPVAGEVSPADTTAGSAASETATTTAEQPGTSHQDEKRMGFSSPTYSMWDAQQRLLEAFQVFDEVAARAVMASMLAIYPTEEICIELIRPVMWRIGKLWEEGLITVSVEHFASAFFRGLLANLLHSSPASPAGPLVITCCAPGEAHELAPLMLALLLRRSGLRVVYLGQSIEIAGLLHTIRQTSPALLCISLSIFSFKQGLIDLSHLIWEMSPPRPILICGGQAFEKRPDLIPQVQGLYLNGDLRSNVAYLHQLAFEPPSGSVAIQ
- the tyrS gene encoding tyrosine--tRNA ligase, giving the protein MNAYDELQWRGMLYEATEGLQEALATRKVTAYIGFDPTAASLHVGSLLPIMGLVRLQRYGHTPIALVGGGTGMIGDPSGKTLERQLLSKEQIEYNIAGIREQLSHFLDFDARENPAMLLNNADWLAPLRLIDFLRDTGKHFTVNYMLAKESVKRRYEQGDGISFTEFSYMLLQAYDFLTLYDRYHCTVQMGGSDQWGNIVAGIELIRKLREDRAYGGVFPLVTSSGGVKFGKTEAGTIWLDPYLTSPFRFYQFWINTDDRDVITYLKYFTMLNREEIAELETATLVAPEKREAQRRLAQEVTRMVHGEANLRKAIQASQVLFGGAITDLSGEDVLDIFAEVPSTEMSRALFEGEGMPLVDVVVACGFASSKGAARRMIEQGGIYVNNSRVTEARAMISLSDFIEGQYLVMRKGAREYHLIRAS
- a CDS encoding YafY family protein, with protein sequence MNRTDRLLAIVLELQGKGHQRAEDLARTFETSKRTIYRDMQALGQAGVPLISVPGRGYALMKGYFLPPLSFTTDEATMLLLGSDFMAQRFDAQYRAAALSASRKIEGVLPENLRDEVHYLQSSIRFISGDNLESSPRAELLQQLRRAIIQRTTVRFCYHTRHSADGRGEQTIRKADPYGLAHTGGAWYLVAWCHLRHAIRNFRLDRMEHLELLPEAFERPSNFTMRLERTVDERSITIRVLFDAEVARWVQESPSFYMVSQEQTSDGLLVTLHARQESEVLQWLLSWGRHAQVLEPESLRARLADEARAMLENYR